The proteins below come from a single Rhizobium tropici CIAT 899 genomic window:
- a CDS encoding ABC transporter ATP-binding protein has protein sequence MSYETAIICRGVSKSYGLYNSSAQRLRSLIFGASHIKRFTALNSLDIEIKKGEFFGIIGRNGSGKSTLLQMISGIIPPTSGHIHVNGRVGAMLELGAGFNPEFTGRENARLNAQILGLSNADITAAMPEIEKFADIGDFIDRPVMTYSSGMFVRLAFAVQTAINPDILIIDEALAVGDIFFRIKCYDRLNALKANGTTVILVTHSSEDIMYYCDRALLLDHGNALFCGDPTDAVNRYYELGHMSAPAEAKEVTAWIGEDDQEMQADRIMLPAAWPNDGFSSVAPDRQTGDGKVVCTAIRMQDDAGQAKNVFRQGDTMHLLAEYRTQSDIGSPCGGFVVRTDKGVVVHGRHTAQTNAAVPRSIPNGAAVRVVHELKLDVSVGEYVVDLGFSSFPPDVYARQNAIPTIELEGTAARHSVVTAATSFSVVGKTGGGYTAQPFYGLAGLPSQSHLAVARKGSDA, from the coding sequence ATGTCCTATGAGACGGCGATTATCTGCCGTGGGGTTTCGAAGAGTTATGGTCTCTATAACAGCAGCGCTCAGCGGCTTCGAAGTCTGATTTTCGGCGCTAGCCATATCAAGCGCTTCACCGCTTTGAATTCGCTCGATATTGAAATCAAAAAAGGAGAATTCTTTGGAATTATCGGACGTAACGGAAGCGGTAAATCGACCCTCCTTCAGATGATATCGGGTATTATACCTCCAACGAGCGGGCATATTCATGTCAACGGTCGTGTAGGGGCTATGCTGGAACTCGGCGCCGGATTCAATCCAGAGTTTACGGGGCGTGAAAATGCACGCCTTAATGCGCAGATACTCGGTCTATCGAATGCGGACATAACCGCAGCGATGCCTGAGATCGAAAAGTTCGCGGATATTGGGGACTTTATCGACCGACCCGTCATGACGTATTCGAGTGGTATGTTTGTCCGGCTAGCTTTCGCAGTCCAGACCGCGATCAACCCGGATATCCTCATCATCGACGAAGCTCTTGCCGTTGGCGACATTTTTTTCCGCATAAAGTGCTATGATCGCCTCAACGCACTCAAAGCGAACGGCACGACGGTAATCCTGGTAACGCATAGCTCTGAAGATATAATGTATTACTGTGATCGTGCATTGCTACTCGATCACGGCAACGCACTCTTCTGTGGTGACCCCACCGACGCTGTCAACCGTTACTATGAGCTTGGGCATATGAGTGCTCCAGCTGAGGCAAAAGAAGTGACTGCATGGATCGGTGAAGACGACCAGGAAATGCAGGCCGATAGGATTATGCTACCCGCCGCATGGCCAAATGACGGCTTTTCCAGCGTAGCGCCCGATCGTCAGACAGGGGATGGAAAAGTCGTTTGTACAGCCATTCGAATGCAAGACGACGCGGGCCAGGCAAAGAACGTATTTCGTCAGGGTGATACGATGCATTTGCTTGCCGAATATCGGACACAGAGTGATATCGGATCACCCTGTGGCGGGTTTGTCGTGCGAACGGACAAAGGCGTCGTCGTTCATGGGCGTCACACGGCGCAGACCAATGCCGCTGTGCCGAGGTCGATCCCCAATGGTGCTGCGGTTCGGGTGGTTCATGAGCTTAAGCTGGACGTATCGGTAGGTGAGTATGTAGTCGATTTGGGTTTTTCCAGTTTTCCGCCAGATGTTTATGCCAGGCAGAATGCCATTCCTACCATCGAGCTGGAGGGAACGGCCGCACGGCATAGTGTGGTCACAGCGGCGACCAGCTTCTCGGTGGTGGGAAAAACCGGCGGTGGCTACACTGCGCAACCATTTTACGGTCTGGCGGGCCTTCCCTCACAATCGCATTTGGCTGTAGCTAGGAAGGGCTCGGATGCATAG
- a CDS encoding glycosyltransferase family 2 protein, translated as MHSQQRRDSRFVARLKQKLGISLGLFYLYDARPLNGVRTCVLPVAERARLTFSLVTPSYNQGRYIGETINSVLSQSYPLLEYVIQDSLSADETPEVIASFHDPRLRAFYEKDTGQANAINRGFLRTSGDIMAYLNSDDLLLPDALTQVAAYFEANPDVDALYADRLIIDEQSNVIGHWRLPAHSSAVTRVVDYVPQETLFWRRSLWEQAGGKLDDTLQFAMDWDLVLKFQSVGANIAHIPVFTGAFRVHASQKTQAALTAGKREMRHVRNRYTRRSAQYFLFPLHVLYLFRHVMLDARPLE; from the coding sequence ATGCATAGCCAGCAGCGTAGGGATTCACGGTTTGTCGCCCGTCTAAAGCAGAAACTGGGTATCTCGCTTGGGTTATTTTACCTTTATGACGCACGACCGTTGAACGGGGTGCGCACATGTGTTTTGCCCGTTGCCGAGCGGGCGAGGCTGACATTTTCCCTCGTGACGCCATCCTATAATCAAGGGCGTTATATCGGCGAAACAATCAACAGTGTTCTTTCACAAAGTTATCCGCTTCTCGAATATGTCATACAGGACTCGCTCTCGGCGGATGAAACGCCTGAGGTAATTGCATCTTTCCATGATCCACGCTTAAGGGCCTTCTATGAAAAGGACACTGGTCAGGCCAATGCGATAAATCGTGGTTTCCTCCGCACGAGCGGAGACATCATGGCCTATCTAAATTCTGACGATCTTCTTCTTCCGGATGCCTTGACACAGGTGGCCGCGTATTTCGAAGCCAATCCGGATGTCGATGCGCTCTACGCGGATCGCCTCATAATCGATGAGCAGAGTAACGTCATCGGCCACTGGCGGCTGCCTGCCCATAGTTCCGCAGTAACGCGCGTCGTCGACTACGTGCCGCAGGAAACCTTATTCTGGCGCCGCAGCCTGTGGGAACAAGCGGGCGGAAAATTGGACGATACCTTGCAATTCGCGATGGACTGGGATCTCGTGCTGAAATTCCAATCTGTTGGCGCGAATATCGCTCATATTCCTGTTTTTACGGGCGCCTTCAGGGTTCATGCTTCCCAAAAGACACAGGCAGCACTCACAGCCGGCAAGCGGGAAATGCGGCACGTTCGGAATCGCTATACCAGACGTTCAGCACAGTATTTCCTGTTTCCGCTACACGTACTCTATTTGTTTCGGCATGTAATGCTGGATGCCAGACCGCTCGAATGA
- a CDS encoding glycosyltransferase family 2 protein, with protein MPEFDITVVIPTFKAEKTVGQCLESVLSQQGVSTEIIVVDGGSPDATISIVQSFSSTNLTIISEPDRGIYDAINKGVSRAQGGMIGVLGADDVYKPNVLSVVKENASRGVEIVAGLTLIDGQLRADEQYRPAALISGIPFGHNAMFASQEAYRKVGLYDLAYRICADAEWVHRAIKSDISCRKVEQVFVEFGTEGTSSTNPEEIIAEACSVIQRNFPFLLKEEAKYLLYGVRGWGETSRIEQILRKYGHESVLFVTALQEAFPAVETKAAGRHRYLRRLRNIISRMF; from the coding sequence ATGCCTGAGTTCGATATCACGGTCGTTATCCCGACATTCAAGGCTGAAAAGACTGTCGGACAATGTCTGGAGTCAGTTCTTTCCCAGCAGGGCGTGTCCACGGAGATCATCGTCGTCGATGGAGGATCGCCGGACGCGACAATCTCCATCGTGCAGAGCTTTTCATCGACAAACCTTACTATTATTTCCGAACCCGATCGAGGCATCTACGATGCGATCAACAAGGGTGTTTCGCGCGCGCAAGGCGGAATGATCGGTGTTCTTGGCGCGGACGATGTCTACAAACCGAACGTACTTTCGGTTGTGAAGGAAAATGCTTCGCGAGGGGTGGAGATCGTTGCAGGCTTGACCCTGATCGACGGGCAATTGCGGGCGGACGAACAATATAGGCCGGCGGCGTTGATCAGCGGCATTCCATTTGGTCACAATGCAATGTTCGCTTCCCAAGAGGCTTATCGGAAGGTTGGGTTGTATGATCTAGCCTATCGAATTTGTGCCGATGCGGAGTGGGTTCATCGCGCGATCAAATCGGATATATCATGCCGCAAGGTTGAACAGGTCTTCGTCGAGTTTGGAACAGAGGGCACGTCGTCGACCAATCCGGAAGAAATCATAGCGGAGGCCTGCAGTGTCATCCAACGTAACTTTCCCTTTTTGTTGAAAGAGGAAGCGAAGTATCTTCTGTATGGCGTGAGGGGCTGGGGAGAAACCAGTCGGATTGAGCAGATACTGCGAAAGTATGGCCACGAGTCAGTACTTTTTGTAACTGCGCTGCAGGAAGCCTTTCCGGCAGTAGAGACAAAAGCCGCAGGCAGGCACCGATATCTTCGGCGCCTTAGAAACATAATTTCAAGGATGTTTTGA
- a CDS encoding NAD-dependent epimerase/dehydratase family protein translates to MKTLIVGARGFIGSHLKEYMANFGEVVAVSLSSLQGGDRKQRLTQLFASIQPDICVNCSGAAHVPSSFSNPLNDFEMNTASVYEMLAAIRQESPGTRFVHLSSAAVYGSPVTLPIAESAPLNPVSPYGYHKLAAEQFCQEFSSIYGIKTVSLRIFSAYGPGLRKQLLWDTYCKWRDSTEVKLFGTGDETRDFIFIDDVCEAIRAVVERAGFGGESINIASGTAISIREIVTLLLKELGGAHQADFVGQKREGDPDSWCANITTLKALGFENRTSLIDGIKATAQWLKEQE, encoded by the coding sequence ATGAAAACGTTGATCGTCGGAGCGCGCGGCTTTATAGGCTCGCACCTAAAAGAGTACATGGCCAACTTCGGTGAGGTTGTAGCTGTAAGCTTGTCTTCGCTTCAAGGAGGTGATCGGAAGCAACGTCTCACACAATTATTTGCGAGTATCCAGCCTGATATTTGCGTAAATTGTTCGGGGGCAGCCCATGTTCCAAGCTCATTCAGCAATCCTCTTAACGATTTCGAGATGAATACTGCGAGCGTTTATGAAATGCTGGCTGCGATACGGCAGGAGAGTCCTGGGACTCGGTTCGTTCATCTGTCGAGTGCGGCGGTTTATGGAAGCCCTGTCACACTTCCCATAGCGGAAAGTGCGCCGCTGAACCCCGTATCGCCGTACGGCTACCATAAGTTAGCGGCTGAACAGTTTTGCCAAGAGTTTTCAAGCATCTATGGCATCAAGACCGTATCGTTGCGGATTTTTTCCGCCTACGGACCGGGCCTGCGGAAGCAGCTTCTTTGGGACACCTACTGCAAATGGCGGGATTCCACCGAAGTCAAACTGTTTGGCACCGGCGACGAGACGCGGGACTTCATCTTCATCGATGATGTCTGCGAAGCCATACGGGCGGTGGTGGAGAGAGCCGGATTTGGCGGTGAAAGCATCAATATAGCGAGCGGAACGGCCATTTCCATCCGTGAAATTGTCACATTGCTATTGAAGGAACTGGGTGGCGCGCACCAGGCCGATTTTGTAGGTCAGAAACGCGAGGGCGATCCGGATTCTTGGTGCGCCAATATTACAACGCTGAAAGCCCTAGGCTTCGAAAACAGAACATCACTCATTGATGGGATCAAGGCGACGGCCCAATGGCTAAAAGAACAAGAATAA
- a CDS encoding glycosyltransferase family 4 protein codes for MAKRTRIIIPFNYDEGWTGGNYYISNLVSSLNSIPAIRQPEVYILSHNRASFDFVAQSSNYPRLRWISSLMISDIDGGLFKTLRILSKLLPRFVKRKIAYDAIFPFPIDTKERHKTICWIPDFQERALPHLFSKEELTYRTEQHLYYINNFDNILFSSYAAKDDFEKYYPDAKNTKHVMQFAVANVPDSRDHVSVLKRLQLPDTFFYCPNQFWMHKNHKLVIEAVHLLAQEGIEITVAFSGKELDRRDPMHVTNLKTRVAELGLAERIKFLGFISKEDQYVLIERANALLQPSLFEGWSTVVEEAKSKSQFIIASDIAVHREQLLENALFFDPHNPVDLAKAIKQRLADPGENIPIDYAARRREFAESFMNIVTNVSGGV; via the coding sequence ATGGCTAAAAGAACAAGAATAATAATTCCATTTAATTACGATGAGGGTTGGACCGGAGGGAATTATTATATTTCCAACCTGGTTTCATCGCTGAACAGCATTCCGGCAATCCGGCAGCCGGAAGTTTACATTCTAAGTCACAACCGCGCATCGTTCGATTTTGTCGCTCAATCATCTAACTATCCCAGGTTGCGCTGGATCTCGTCGCTAATGATAAGCGACATCGACGGCGGTTTGTTTAAGACGCTGCGGATTCTGTCGAAATTGCTGCCGCGTTTCGTCAAAAGGAAGATCGCCTATGATGCGATCTTCCCGTTTCCCATCGATACGAAAGAGCGGCACAAGACTATTTGCTGGATCCCGGATTTTCAGGAGAGGGCACTTCCGCATCTCTTTTCGAAAGAGGAGCTCACATATCGAACGGAACAGCATCTGTATTATATTAATAATTTCGATAATATATTATTCAGCAGCTATGCGGCGAAAGACGATTTCGAAAAATATTATCCAGATGCAAAAAATACAAAACATGTGATGCAATTCGCCGTAGCAAATGTCCCTGATAGTCGCGATCACGTATCGGTACTTAAGCGTCTTCAGCTTCCTGACACTTTCTTCTATTGCCCAAATCAGTTCTGGATGCACAAGAACCATAAGTTGGTGATCGAGGCTGTGCATTTGCTTGCGCAGGAGGGGATAGAGATCACAGTCGCTTTCTCCGGAAAGGAGCTTGATCGTCGAGATCCAATGCATGTAACGAATTTGAAGACTAGGGTCGCCGAGCTTGGACTCGCAGAGCGGATTAAATTTCTCGGGTTTATCAGCAAGGAAGACCAATATGTTCTTATCGAGCGGGCCAACGCCTTGTTGCAGCCGTCGCTCTTCGAAGGCTGGTCCACCGTCGTGGAAGAAGCGAAATCGAAGTCTCAATTCATTATCGCCTCGGATATTGCGGTTCACCGCGAGCAGCTTCTCGAGAATGCCCTTTTCTTCGATCCGCACAACCCGGTGGATCTGGCGAAGGCCATCAAGCAACGCCTCGCTGATCCTGGTGAGAATATCCCCATCGACTACGCTGCACGCAGACGCGAGTTCGCTGAGAGCTTTATGAATATCGTCACGAATGTAAGCGGAGGCGTTTGA
- a CDS encoding sugar transferase, whose protein sequence is MLYTIAKRLFDFLAALAATIVFFIPVLIVALAVRLTSPGPILYWSDRVGRKNRIFRMPKFRSMRTDTPAVATHLLKDPDIYLTPIGSFLRKSSLDELPQLWCILKGEMSIVGPRPALFNQHDLVALRTQRGVDALLPGLTGWAQVNGRDELPIPEKVALDEDYLRRRSFLFDLKIIFLTVLKVVRRDGVAH, encoded by the coding sequence ATGCTTTATACGATCGCCAAGCGCCTTTTCGATTTTCTCGCCGCTCTCGCCGCGACCATCGTTTTTTTCATTCCGGTCCTGATCGTCGCACTCGCGGTACGGCTGACCTCGCCAGGTCCGATCCTCTATTGGTCGGATCGGGTCGGCCGGAAAAACCGAATCTTCCGCATGCCGAAATTCCGTAGTATGCGCACCGACACGCCGGCGGTTGCGACCCATCTGCTGAAGGACCCCGACATTTATCTGACGCCGATCGGCTCCTTCCTGCGCAAGTCGAGCCTCGACGAGCTGCCGCAGCTCTGGTGCATCCTGAAAGGCGAGATGAGCATCGTCGGCCCGCGCCCGGCGCTCTTCAACCAGCACGATCTCGTCGCCCTGCGCACGCAACGCGGTGTCGACGCGCTGCTGCCAGGCTTGACCGGCTGGGCGCAGGTCAATGGCCGCGACGAATTGCCGATCCCCGAGAAGGTGGCACTGGACGAAGATTATCTGCGCCGGCGCTCCTTTCTTTTCGATCTCAAGATCATTTTCCTGACGGTCTTGAAAGTGGTTCGACGCGACGGAGTTGCCCATTAA
- a CDS encoding class I SAM-dependent methyltransferase, with protein sequence MRDTLRHSYIHKDYADTLHRYRHSEEFREVAGIIADRYEQPASILDVGAGNGVCSVAFALENHEVVAIEPGEGPIGGIDAVETMAKHGAWIDPTIFDRLSWERADILTYQTEKRFDAVLCRQALHHFSDPHLAVQNIFNLLKPGGTALFVREHVVFDADDKQAFLKGHPFQKFYGGENAYTVEEYIDFIKKSGLVVEKVLKFGDSPINYEPHSREIAQKLDERDIAGRPYTFVAVKPGRSK encoded by the coding sequence ATGCGAGATACACTGCGGCATAGCTACATCCATAAGGATTATGCCGACACGCTCCACAGATACCGCCATAGTGAGGAATTCCGGGAGGTCGCCGGAATAATCGCTGATCGGTATGAGCAACCCGCTAGCATCCTAGACGTAGGCGCCGGGAATGGCGTTTGTTCCGTGGCCTTTGCGCTTGAAAATCATGAGGTTGTTGCTATCGAGCCAGGGGAGGGTCCTATAGGCGGTATTGATGCCGTTGAGACAATGGCCAAGCACGGCGCTTGGATTGATCCGACGATATTTGACAGATTGAGCTGGGAAAGAGCTGACATTCTTACATACCAGACAGAAAAGCGCTTCGACGCAGTTCTGTGCCGTCAGGCCCTACATCATTTTTCCGATCCACATCTTGCTGTTCAGAATATTTTCAATCTGCTCAAGCCGGGCGGAACCGCGCTCTTCGTCCGTGAGCACGTTGTTTTCGACGCCGACGACAAACAGGCATTTTTGAAAGGCCATCCGTTTCAAAAATTCTATGGCGGTGAAAATGCCTACACTGTGGAAGAGTATATTGATTTCATCAAGAAGAGCGGTCTGGTCGTTGAGAAAGTGCTCAAGTTTGGTGATAGCCCTATCAACTACGAACCGCATTCTCGTGAAATTGCACAGAAGTTGGATGAACGCGATATCGCCGGACGTCCCTACACTTTTGTAGCAGTCAAACCTGGGCGGTCGAAATGA
- a CDS encoding ABC transporter permease — protein sequence MSIGLGGRGNPLALLIQAKRYRSLIYSLVHRDITMRFRQSAFSFLWLVLQPLFLLLVYSFVFQVVMRVRWQDAAFSNGNVPVGLILFTGLSVYTLLADALIRCPAIISSSTSYVKKVVFPLALLPMIVVFSALVLAAIALALVVLISIGFIGHVSMWTPLIIVPLLALACMALGIGWYMAALGVYFRDINQITPFLSTILLFTAPICYPKTMVPEQFGRLLRFNPLTIPVETIRAMIFGGDFSFDVLGIYCLIAAVIMVTGYLFFQKLRVGFADVL from the coding sequence ATGTCGATAGGACTTGGAGGAAGAGGAAATCCGCTCGCGTTATTGATACAGGCTAAGCGATATCGGAGCCTGATTTACAGCTTGGTGCATCGTGACATTACGATGCGCTTCAGGCAGTCCGCGTTCAGCTTTCTCTGGCTCGTGCTGCAACCCTTGTTTCTTCTGCTCGTATATTCGTTTGTCTTCCAAGTCGTCATGCGCGTGCGATGGCAAGATGCCGCGTTTTCGAACGGTAATGTTCCGGTAGGGCTTATTCTGTTTACGGGGCTAAGTGTGTACACCTTGCTGGCGGACGCACTGATCCGGTGCCCAGCCATCATTTCGAGCAGTACCTCGTATGTGAAAAAGGTCGTTTTTCCCCTCGCTCTTCTGCCCATGATCGTCGTTTTCAGCGCGCTTGTTCTCGCCGCTATTGCTCTGGCACTCGTCGTATTGATTTCGATCGGCTTTATCGGTCACGTATCGATGTGGACTCCGCTGATCATCGTCCCCTTACTTGCCTTGGCCTGTATGGCGCTCGGAATTGGTTGGTACATGGCGGCGCTGGGTGTTTATTTCAGAGATATCAATCAGATAACGCCGTTCCTAAGCACAATCCTGCTCTTCACCGCCCCTATCTGTTATCCGAAGACTATGGTGCCTGAACAATTCGGCCGGCTGTTGCGATTCAATCCGCTGACCATTCCGGTCGAAACCATTCGCGCTATGATTTTCGGCGGCGATTTTAGTTTCGACGTTCTTGGCATCTATTGCTTGATAGCCGCGGTAATTATGGTCACGGGATATCTCTTCTTCCAGAAATTGAGAGTAGGTTTTGCAGATGTCCTATGA
- a CDS encoding O-antigen ligase family protein: protein MTTLDDSRINKPRADLAAEPIGVMKAGSSMTKPVAIIGGILWLLVASPTVVESDAYRYATALLSLIALYYYMKAPIRPRTDWIGWLCMGWAFYVMARFFITFWLTPQHDIGASDWLYAFPFFFPIMGVAFLLYEELMEKIVAAYFAMVLIMLVATQHLREVFAGETIRPLIMNNQIHGAVACGMIVIFTLFWLLHYLTDKSSDRRIARFACIASPFIFALCFIAIYGAKSKGVWLALGITLPLLALITLTYLRLKSGVIIIIAVGALLIAGIYGVRHNLDKTAGPTVSAALSMVENVANGHEMGGVVSNAISSSNTPVSMDERLQLWSNSWEVFSSAPIFGWGNRWLERWAETRYSHVQYTLLHNGYLEILVRYGLFGAAIMGFMLATFIRAVWRARKAGIIPRAAWHAYIACLFFFSLTLLSNSNNRLAIGESLAFASSAFACWCHMRLKGEYLAVGNVERKEAVARA, encoded by the coding sequence ATGACGACATTGGACGACTCGCGCATCAACAAACCGCGTGCTGACCTTGCAGCCGAACCGATCGGCGTCATGAAGGCAGGAAGCAGCATGACGAAACCGGTCGCCATCATCGGCGGCATTCTCTGGCTGCTGGTCGCCTCCCCCACGGTGGTCGAAAGCGATGCCTATCGCTATGCCACCGCGCTCCTGTCCCTCATCGCCCTCTACTACTATATGAAGGCACCGATACGACCGCGCACGGACTGGATCGGCTGGCTCTGCATGGGCTGGGCCTTCTATGTCATGGCGCGTTTCTTCATCACCTTCTGGCTGACGCCGCAGCACGATATCGGCGCCTCCGACTGGCTTTATGCTTTTCCCTTCTTCTTCCCCATCATGGGCGTCGCCTTCCTGCTATACGAAGAGCTGATGGAGAAGATCGTCGCGGCTTATTTCGCCATGGTTCTCATCATGCTTGTGGCAACACAGCACCTGCGCGAAGTCTTTGCCGGCGAAACCATCCGACCGCTGATCATGAACAATCAGATCCACGGCGCCGTCGCCTGTGGCATGATCGTGATCTTCACCCTGTTCTGGCTGTTGCATTACCTGACAGATAAATCGAGCGACCGCCGGATCGCCCGCTTCGCCTGTATCGCGTCGCCCTTCATCTTCGCGCTCTGTTTCATCGCCATTTATGGCGCCAAATCGAAAGGCGTCTGGCTGGCACTCGGCATCACCCTGCCGCTGCTGGCACTCATTACACTGACTTACCTGCGGCTGAAGAGCGGCGTCATCATCATCATTGCCGTCGGGGCCCTGCTGATCGCCGGTATCTATGGCGTCAGGCACAATCTCGACAAGACGGCCGGCCCAACTGTGTCGGCCGCCCTTTCCATGGTCGAAAATGTGGCCAACGGCCATGAGATGGGCGGCGTGGTTTCAAACGCCATTAGCTCCAGCAATACACCGGTGTCGATGGACGAACGCCTGCAGCTCTGGTCGAACAGTTGGGAAGTCTTTTCCTCCGCGCCGATCTTCGGCTGGGGCAACCGGTGGCTCGAACGCTGGGCCGAGACGCGCTACTCGCATGTCCAGTACACGCTGCTGCACAACGGCTATCTGGAAATCCTAGTGCGCTACGGGCTGTTCGGTGCGGCAATCATGGGCTTCATGCTCGCCACCTTCATCCGCGCCGTCTGGCGCGCCCGCAAGGCCGGCATTATTCCGCGCGCCGCATGGCACGCATACATCGCCTGCCTTTTCTTTTTCTCATTGACGCTCCTCAGCAACTCCAACAACCGCCTGGCGATCGGCGAAAGCCTCGCCTTCGCCTCCTCCGCCTTTGCCTGCTGGTGCCATATGCGGCTGAAGGGGGAGTATTTGGCGGTGGGGAACGTGGAAAGGAAGGAAGCGGTGGCGAGAGCGTGA